In Bubalus kerabau isolate K-KA32 ecotype Philippines breed swamp buffalo chromosome 4, PCC_UOA_SB_1v2, whole genome shotgun sequence, one DNA window encodes the following:
- the IL11RA gene encoding interleukin-11 receptor subunit alpha: MSSSCSGLSRVLVAVAAALVSASSPCPQAWGPPGVQYGQLGRALTLCCPGVTAGALVSWFRDGETRLLQGPASGLGPELVLARAESTDEGTYTCRTLDGALRGMVTLRLGYPPARPVVSCRAADYENFSCTWSPSQVSGLPTRYLTSYRKKTVPGADGQRISPSTGPWPCLQDPPGAARCIVHGAEFWSQYRINVTEVNPLGASTRLLDVSLQSILRPDPPQGLRVESVPGYPRRLRASWTYPASWPRQPHFLLKFRLQYRPAQHPAWSTVEPAGLEEVITDAVAGLPHVVRVSARDFLDAGTWSSWSPEAWGTPSTEPLPKEIPVGDQQHTQTEEEPQADSPAPPKPSLLPDPQPLDHRDPLEQVAVLASLGIFSFLGLVAGALALGLWLRLRPDEKDGPQKSGLLAPMISVDKLPGVPNL, translated from the exons ATGAGCAGTAGCTGCTCAGGGCTGAGCAGGGTCCTGGTGGCCGTGGCTGCAGCCCTGGTGtctgcctcctctccctgcccccaggcctgGGGCCCCCCAG GGGTCCAGTATGGGCAGCTTGGCAGGGCCCTGACGCTGTGTTGCCCTGGAGTGACTGCTGG GGCCCTGGTGTCCTGGTTTCGGGACGGGGAGACAAGGCTGCTCCAGGGACCTGCCTCTGGGCTAGGGCCCGAACTGGTCCTGGCCCGGGCAGAAAGCACTGACGAGGGCACCTATACCTGCCGGACCCTGGACGGCGCACTTAGGGGCATGGTGACCCTGCGGCTAGGCT ACCCCCCGGCCCGCCCCGTTGTTTCCTGCCGGGCTGCCGACTATGAGAACTTCTCCTGCACTTGGAGTCCCAGCCAGGTTAGCGGTTTACCCACCCGCTACCTCACCTCCTACAG GAAGAAGACTGTGCCGGGAGCTGATGGCCAAAG GATAAGTCCATCCACAGGGCCCTGGCCATGCTTACAGGACCCCCCTGGGGCGGCccgctgtatagtccatggggcagaGTTCTGGAGCCAGTATCGGATcaatgtgactgaagtgaaccCCCTGGGGGCCAGCACCCGCCTGCTGGATGTGAGCTTGCAGAGCATCT TGCGCCCTGACCCGCCCCAGGGGCTGCGGGTAGAGTCAGTGCCTGGCTATCCTCGCCGCCTGCGTGCTAGCTGGACGTACCCTGCCTCCTGGCCCCGCCAGCCCCACTTCCTGCTCAAGTTCCGGCTGCAGTACCGTCCAGCACAGCATCCAGCCTGGTCTACG GTGGAGCCAGCTGGATTGGAGGAGGTGATCACCGATGCTGTGGCTGGGCTGCCCCATGTAGTGCGGGTCAGCGCCCGGGACTTTCTGGATGCTGGCACCTGGAGCTCCTGGAGCCCCGAGGCCTGGGGGACTCCAAGCACTG AGCCCCTACCGAAGGAGATACCAGTTGGGGACCagcaacacacacagacagaggaAGAACCTCAGGCAGACAGCCCCGCTCCCCCAAAGCCGTCCCTTCTACCCGACCCACAGCCACTTG ACCACAGAGACCCCCTGGAGCAGGTGGCCGTGCTGGCATCTTTGGGAATCTTCTCTTTCCTGGGACTGGTGGCTGGGGCCCTGGCATTGGGGCTCTG GCTAAGGTTGAGACCAGATGAGAAGGATGGACCCCAAAAATCTGGGCTCTTGGCCCCAATGATTTCAGTGGACAAGCTTCCAG GAGTCCCAAACCTGTAG
- the CCL27 gene encoding C-C motif chemokine 27, with the protein MKGPSPTSSLLLLLLFLSPDPGGAFPLALSTACCTQLYRQPLPNQLLRRVIRVEFQEADGDCHLQAFVLHLSQRRVCIHPQNRSLIRWFERQGKMLQGTQPNQSLELKGKMGWGPQKPK; encoded by the exons ATGAAGGGGCCCTCACCCACCAGCAGCCTCCTGCTGCTCCTGTTGTTCCTGAGCCCAGACCCTGGAGGAG CATTCCCACTGGCACTCAGCACTGCATGCTGTACTCAGCTCTACCGACAGCCACTCCCAAACCAGCTACTGAGGAGGGTCATCAGAGTGGAATTTCAGGAAGCTGACGGGGACTGTCACCTCCAAGCCTTCGT GCTTCACCTGTCTCAACGCAGGGTCTGCATCCACCCCCAGAACCGCAGCCTGATTCGGTGGTTTGAACGCCAAGGGAAGATGCTCCAGGGAACTCAGCCCAACCAGAGTTTGGAGCTCAAAGGGAAAATGGGCTGGGGCCCCCAGAAGCCAAAGTAA
- the LOC129650431 gene encoding uncharacterized protein LOC129650431 → MSGLRRYEVALEAEEEIYWGCFYFFPWLRMWRRERSSAHPREQKLEPLRGLMSCLSSGLGTAPQRSGRSLPRRTPAATTQPAGALKI, encoded by the exons ATGTCGGGATTGAGGAGATACGAGGTGGCGCTGGAGGCGGAGGAGGA GATCTACTGGggctgcttctactttttcccctggCTGCGCATGTGGCGAAGGGAGCGGAG CTCGGCGCACCCTCGGGAGCAGAAGCTGGAGCCTCTCCGGGGCCTGATGAGCTGTCTGTCAAGTGGCCTGGGCACTGCTCCCCAGCGCTCCGGCCGCAGCCTCCCCCGCCGCACCCCCGCCGCCACTACTCAGCCAGCCGGTGCATTAAAGATTTAA